The Pleuronectes platessa chromosome 13, fPlePla1.1, whole genome shotgun sequence genome includes a window with the following:
- the LOC128454980 gene encoding rab effector MyRIP isoform X2, whose product MGRKLDLSGLTDNEAEHVLQVVQRDMTLRKKEEKRLSELKQELEEEGSRCLLLSRQSCFNQRCCIRCCLPFTFLFNPKRQCRDCRYNVCKACRVYVKQDKAWLCSACQKSRLLKTQSLEWFYTDVKRRFKRFGSAKVLKTLYRKHLAQHSALSELTEGSAYEESVCNEGSVCGSDSTFYRQSEEHSMAETLTVALRVAEEAIDEAISEAEYDTASQEKQDEAHYLREHRGELIDELAKTIVQKIINRKKTLAEMRTEYDQDWPLGQTSDPHHHHQSTCDETSCSLTHQPGLWRSHSAFSLLSTDAPGLIQESLQTLKKEGSGSTISAWKSVDLLDNAGVSSVLKSPDGNWIALQSTQLSRPTLLTRRKSQVYSALERESGVVSAYEGMDSDDEDKPEPDSSWGAALQQIHRKMTDCNLNLQDAQDSVASPLTSRRGSRDALFSDSEGNRKPHKPLVALFKRKVPAEIRRPSALRRTSIIDVNFNVEGATEEEEERSGVEAEPEGGKARRSRRKRKSKKVAASSSVSDLNKRDNESHPNSDALTSDTLTCEATTPEPFDLESDPTGHAANQTEEELELELQQRAGRVSAASNREKVLEEDRISDDDGQREERREGSEDGDDEEERLWKMEVDLDEGRMENERPEDERDYEVDDEEMKHRLYRLVAQSRLTYFSSTDDELDRVGPSEGEWDEDNNEEEEEKTEGLTFKLCRLEREVRATQFSSTEDELDRLGVNERKTEEESGSHEELAVKVCRLANQVQAVQCSSTEEDELDRAGGDGDGEQGMDEETLWTLQAEKAVQAAQLRDLASLVSASQFSSTEDELDRVEQDEGEREQEVKEGEMESSFETEEVWGGAEDNRRESFEDLDVNMFDLRDESEETKSEEEKATDEDVLDDERERENPETSQIEIRERVEDEITAVATHVREDEAETLKETGGGDERKSVVEAEKTEETIDSNETRVEKDNQPEAWTLDNSKNEKLKESEEAQESWEASADSEEDEAEFDRIISSMLMMTLEDMQAETAAENRRVNKEPPATEGDGSIKIKEESGVTEKVAEAQGGYDSEETGSVEKVENVNETNEQEEKDADPREGICLDHETNEAQQTCGEKEEDDEEQEEGGGEIAMERKMMEEAAAECESKEKDEKLEETQEKRDEEGFLSPEEIQHGSDAELYNTIQLMSTLLQQVRTNQFCCRKLEKKIILTINLQLNFICTSSPHKFFSCNFFNQSLFFYTLLMLFY is encoded by the exons ATGGGTCGGAAGTTGGATTTGTCGGGTCTGACGGACAACGAGGCGGAGCACGTGCTGCAGGTGGTGCAGAGGGACATGACGTTACgcaagaaggaggagaagcgaCTCAG tgaactgaagcaggagctggaggaggagggcagtCGCTGCCTCCTGCTGTCACGGCAGAGTTGCTTCAACCAGCGCTGCTGCATCCGCTGCTGCTTGCCCTTCACCTTCCTGTTCAACCCCAAACGCCAGTGCCGCGACTGCCGCTACAACGTCTGCAAGGCCTGCAGGGTCTACGTCAAGCAGGACAAAGCCTGGCTCTGCTCCGCCTGCCAGAAGAGCAG GCTGTTGAAGACTCAGTCACTGGAATGGTTCTACACTGATGTGAAGAGGCGCTTCAAGAGATTTGGCAGCGCCAAAGTGCTGAAGACTCTCTACAGGAAGCACTTGGCTCAGCACAGTGCGCTCTCAGAGCTGACTG agggCAGCGCCTACGAGGAGAGCGTCTGCAATGAGGGCAGCGTCTGTGGGAGCGACTCAACCTTCTACAGACAAAGTGAAG AGCACAGCATGGCGGAGACGCTCACTGTGGCCTTGCGGGTGGCAGAGGAAGCCATAGACGAGGCCATTTCCGAGGCGGAGTACGACACTGCCAGTCAG GAGAAGCAGGATGAGGCCCACTATCTGCGGGAGCACAGAGGAGAGCTCATAGACGAACTGGCTAAAACTATTGTGCAAAaa ATCATTAACAGGAAGAAGACTTTGGCTGAGATGAGGACAGAGTACGACCAGGACTGGCCCCTCGGACAAACCAGCgaccctcatcatcatcatcagtcaaCCTGTGATGAAACCTCCTGCTCGCTCACACACCAACCAGGCCTCTGG aggTCACACTCTGCCTTCTCCCTGTTGTCCACCGACGCTCCAGGGCTGATACAAGAATCTCTGCAAACGTTGAAGAAGGAAGGCAGCGGCTCGACCATCTCTGCCTGGAAGAGTGTGGACCTCCTCGACAACGCCG GTGTATCTTCAGTCCTGAAGAGCCCAGACGGGAACTGGATCGCCCTGCAGAGCACCCAGCTGTCTCGCCCCACCCTGCTGACCCGAAGGAAGAGCCAGGTCTACAGTGCCTTGGAGAGGGAGTCCGGGGTGGTGTCCGCCTACGAAGGCATGGACTCTGACGACGAGGACAAGCCTGAGCCCGACAGCTCCTGGGGCGCTGCCCTCCAGCAGATCCACAGGAAGATGACGGACTGCAACCTGAACCTGCAGGACGCTCAGGACAGTGTGGCGTCCCCGCTGACGAGCCGCAGAGGCAGCAGAGACGCTCTGTTTTCAGACTCTGAGGGGAACAGGAAACCTCATAAACCTCTGGTCGCTCTGTTTAAGAGGAAGGTGCCTGCGGAGATCAGGCGACCTTCAGCATTACGAAGGACGAGTATCATTGATGTGAACTTCAATGTAGAAGGAGcgacggaggaagaggaggagaggagtggtGTGGAGGCTGAGCCAGAGGGGGGGAAAGCCAGGAGATCGCGGAGGAAAAGGAAGAGTAAAAAAgtagctgcttcttcttctgtgtcg GATTTAAACAAGAGAGACAATGAGTCCCATCCTAATTCTGATGCCCTGACGTCCGACACGTTGACCTGTGAAGCCACGACCCCTGAACCCTTTGACCTCGAGAGCGACCCCACTGGACATGCAGCGAATCagacggaggaggagcttgAATTAGAATTACAACAGCGTGCTGGCCGAGTTTCAGCAGCTTCCAATCGAGAGAAGGTGCTCGAGGAAGACAGAATATCTGATGAtgatggacagagagaggaaaggagagaaggaagtgAGGATGGAgatgacgaggaggagaggTTGTGGAAGATGGAAGTCGACTTGGATGAAGGAAGAATGGAGAATGAGAGGCCGGAGGATGAGAGAGATTATGAAGTAGATGACGAAGAGATGAAGCACAGATTGTACAGACTCGTGGCTCAGTCCAGACTCACTTACTTTTCCTCTACCGATGATGAGTTGGACAGAGTCGGCCCTAGTGAGGGAGAATGGGATGAAGACAAtaacgaggaagaggaggagaagacggagGGACTCACTTTCAAACTCTGTCGACTGGAGAGAGAAGTGCGAGCGACGCAGTTCTCCTCCACAGAAGACGAGCTGGACAGACTTGGCGTTAacgagaggaagacagaggaggagagtgggagCCACGAGGAGCTGGCTGTGAAAGTGTGCAGATTAGCAAACCAAGTCCAGGCCGTCCAGTGTTCCTCCACAGAGGAGGACGAGCTGGACCGAGCGGGCGGAGACGGAGACGGGGAGCAAGGGATGGACGAGGAGACGCTGTGGACGTTACAGGCTGAGAAGGCAGTTCAGGCCGCTCAGCTTCGAGATCTGGCCAGTCTGGTCAGCGCCTCGCAGTTTTCATCCACCGAGGACGAGCTGGATAGAGTCGAACAGgacgagggggagagagagcaggaggtgaaggaaggagagatggagagcagCTTCGAGACAGAGGAGGTttggggaggagcagaggacaaCAGGAGAGAATCATTCGAAGATCTGGATGTGAACATGTTTGATTTGAGGGATGAAAGTGAGGAAACgaagagtgaggaggagaaagcaACGGATGAGGATGTTTTGgacgatgagagagagagagaaaatcctGAAACAAGCCAGATCGAGATAAGAGAGAGGGTTGAGGATGAGATAACAGCCGTAGCAACGCATGTACGTGAGGACGAGGCTGAAACCTTAAAagagacaggagggggagacGAGAGGAAATCAGTGGTTGAAGCTGAGAAAACAGAAGAGACGATCGACTCAAATGAGACACGAGTGGAAAAAGACAATCAGCCAGAGGCATGGACACTGGACAACAGCAAAAACGAGAAGTTAAAAGAAAGCGAAGAGGCTCAGGAGAGTTGGGAAGCGTCAGCGGACAGTGAGGAGGACGAAGCAGAGTTTGACAGAAtcatcagcagcatgttgatGATGACTTTAGAGGACATGCAGGCGGAAACAGCTGCAGAGAACAGGAGAGTAAATAAAGAGCCGCCGGCCACAGAGGGAGATGGAAGCATTAAGATAAAGGAGGAGAGTGGTGTCACAGAAAAGGTCGCTGAGGCACAAGGTGGATACGAttcagaggagacaggaagtgtggAGAAggtagaaaatgtaaatgaaacaaACGAGCAGGAAGAAAAAGATGCAGATCCACGAGAAGGAATATGTTTGGATCACGAGACAAACGAGGCCCAACAGACGTGTGGGGAaaaagaagaggatgatgaggagcaagaggaaggaggtggagaaatAGCGATGGAGCGGAAAATGATGGAGGAAGCTGCTGCCGAGTGCGAAAGTAAAGAAAAGGATGAGAAACTGGAGGAAACTCAGGaaaagagggatgaagagggtTTTCTGTCACCAGAGGAGATTCAACAT GGTAGTGACGCCGAGCTTTACAACACT